One window from the genome of Epinephelus moara isolate mb chromosome 5, YSFRI_EMoa_1.0, whole genome shotgun sequence encodes:
- the LOC126390721 gene encoding ADP-ribosylation factor-binding protein GGA3-like isoform X1 produces MADDGESLESWLNKATNPSNRQEDWEYIMGFCDQINKELEGPQISVRLLAHKIQSPQEWEAMQALMVLEACMKNCGRRFHNEVGKFRFLNELIKVVSPKYLGDKVSEKVKTKVIEMLYSWTVSLPDEAKIFEAYEMLKSQGIVVTDPEIPLDATLIPSPSPRPKNPVFDDEKKSKRLAELLKSKKPEDLQEANRLIKNMVKEDEVRTQKATKQKSTLEAVNNSVKLLNEMLTHFSPEDSTDGDKELIRELYGDCDKLRQTVFQLATETEDNDSSLGDILQASDDLSHVINSYKKIVEGQIINGETEEAQQIQSSVRQGHMNQSEILIDLVGLDTQSVSLPEHQPPSSLSIPADLLCGSAVTDPQSPSPSAPSAALSLLDEELLSLGLNDPAPVPSKSTHVNPSNHLPSLQDSSQDLGLFDITLAPAFSTSSLLPDALSVSGAPDNPAKSSMTASALIFPGPIFSAPPVSTVSVSTTSAIFPQPLSSVLTTMTPAALPQSFSMASPAISATPVSTQQVSTGVSHMTSTSLSHNLQDLALLDLGSPKNIPGGVDSGSCLVKSEDLLAPPALSVGLEVTSTTSTSLLLGGIQGGSTPPPAKSQADDSPLLRSLSPILPLSQASPGKGQEVSLANVFVPLDAIKPSQVCPVTAYDKNGVRVLLHFATDCPAGRPDVLVMVASMLNTAPLPVRNIALQAAVPKTMKVRLQAPSGTELAPFNPILPPAAITQVMLLANPLKEKVRMRYKLTFTLGEQPHTEVGEVNEFPPADRWGAL; encoded by the exons ATGGCGGACGATGGAGAATCGCTGGAGTCCTGGCTTA ACAAAGCCACCAACCCCTCCAACAGACAGGAAGACTGGGAGTATATAATGGGATTCTGTGACCAAATCAATAAGGAGCTAGAAGG CCCACAAATATCCGTTAGACTGTTGGCTCACAAGATCCAGTCCCCTCAGGAATGGGAGGCGATGCAAGCATTAATG gtTCTTGAAGCGTGTATGAAGAATTGCGGGCGACGGTTTCACAATGAAGTTGGGAAATTTaggtttttaaatgaattaattaaggTGGTTTCACCTAAG TATCTAGGAGACAAAGTGTCAGAAAAAGTGAAGACTAAAGTGATTGAGATGCTGTACAGTTGGACTGTGTCTCTACCAGATGAAGCAAAGATCTTTGAAGCGTATGAGATGCTGAAGTCACAGG gtATCGTTGTAACTGACCCAGAAATCCCTCTTGATGCGACATTAATACCATCGCCCTCTCCACGACCCAAGAATCCTGTGTTTGATGACGAGAAGAAGAGCAAG AGATTGGCAGAGCTGCTGAAGAGCAAAAAGCCAGAAGATCTGCAAGAGGCCAATCGGCTCATCAAGAACATGGTCAAGGAG GATGAGGTGAGAACACAGAAAGCGACAAAGCAAAAAAGCACACTGGAGGCAGTCAACAACAGCGTGAAACTCCTTAACGAGATGCTGACTCACTTCAGCCCGGAAGACTCCACGGATGGAGACAAGGAGCTCATTAGG GAGCTGTATGGTGATTGCGACAAGCTCAGGCAAACAGTGTTCCAGCTTGCAACAGAGACCGAGGATAATGACAGCAGCTTGG GAGACATCCTGCAGGCCAGCGATGACCTCTCCCATGTCATTAATTCCTATAAGAAGATTGTGGAAGGACAGATCATTAATGGAGAGACTGAAGAGGCACAACAAATACAATCATCGGTCAGACAAG GTCACATGAACCAGTCAGAGATTCTTATTGACCTGGTGGGTTTGGACACTCAGAGCGTCTCTCTACCAGAGCATCAACCCCCATCTTCTCTGTCTATTCCTGCTGACCTGCTGTGTGGGTCCGCTGTCACTGACCCTCAGTCCCCGAGTCCCAGTGCACCATCTGCAGCACTCTCTCTGCTGGATGAAGAGCTACTATCTTTAG GCCTCAACGATCCCGCTCCTGTTCCAAGTAAATCAACACATGTAAACCCGAGCAATCATTTGCCATCTTTACAG GATTCCAGTCAAGATTTGGGTCTTTTTGACATCACTTTGGCTCCTGCGTTTTCCACATCTTCACTTCTTCCAGACGCCCTTTCTGTATCAGGTGCCCCAGATAATCCAGCCAAGTCTTCTATGACTGCCTCTGCCTTAATCTTCCCCGGCCCCATCTTCTCCGCACCTCCGGTTTCTACAGTATCTGTGTCAACGACGTCAGCCATATTCCCGCAGCCCCTCAGCTCAGTATTGACCACCATGACCCCAGCTGCTCTTCCTCAGTCATTCAGCATGGCCTCGCCTGCTATCTCAGCCACCCCTGTCAGTACACAACAGGTCTCCACTGGAGTGTCCCACATGACTTCAACTTCTCTCAGTCACAACCTGCAAGACCTTGCCTTGCTGGATCTGGGCAGTCCTAAAAA TATACCAGGTGGGGTTGACTCTGGCAGCTGTCTGGTCAAGAGTGAGGATCTACTCGCTCCTCCTGCCCTCTCTGTCGGTCTCGAGGTCACCTCCACCACTTCCACCTCACTTCTCCTCGGAGGGATACAAGGAGGGTCGACTCCCCCACCTGCCAAGAGTCAGGCAGATGACAGCCCTCTGTTACGTTCTCTGTCCCCCATCCTCCCTCTGAGCCAGGCCAGTCCAGGCAAGGGACAAGAAGTGTCCCTGGCCAATGTCTTTGTTCCTTTGGATGCCATCAAGCCAA GTCAAGTGTGTCCTGTGACAGCATATGACAAAAACGGCGTCCGAGTTCTGCTGCATTTCGCCACCGACTGTCCGGCAGGCAGACCTGATGTACTTGTGATGGTGGCATCCATGCTTAACACAGCCCCGCTGCCTGTCAGGAACATTGCTCTGCAGGCTGCTGTGCCCAAG ACGATGAAAGTGAGACTGCAAGCACCCTCGGGGACAGAGCTGGCTCCTTTTAACCCGATCCTTCCTCCTGCTGCCATCACTCAGGTCATGCTGCTTGCCAATCCTCTCAAG GAAAAGGTTCGGATGAGATACAAGCTGACATTCACGCTGGGAGAGCAGCCACACACAGAAGTGGGGGAGGTGAATGAGTTCCCGCCTGCTGACAGATGGGGGGCTCTATAG
- the LOC126390727 gene encoding jupiter microtubule associated homolog 1-like: KQTTYQGMEPGSKSSSRVLRPPGGGSNISLGADEEKPPVRKNKMASSVFAEPEDPYANRRNNPPGGKPTGVLCGEPSAPLRRGGNQTTNHSADASATDGENSVRDYENSAPEPEAVPEQKEEAPAADDPAAGVPSGRRNPPGGKSSLILG; encoded by the exons AAGCAGACGACATATCAAGGGATGGAGCCCGGCTCTAAAAGCAGTTCCAG GGTTTTGCGCCCTCCCGGTGGCGGCTCCAATATTTCACTTGGTGCAGATGAGGAGAAGCCACCCGTCCggaaaaacaagatggcttCCAGTGTTTTCGCTGAGCCAGAGGACCCCTATGCCAATCGAAGGAACAACCCACCAG GTGGGAAGCCCACAGGTGTGCTTTGTGGTGAGCCATCAGCCCccctgaggagaggagggaaccAGACCACCAACCACTCTGCTGACGCCTCCGCCACA GATGGAGAAAATTCTGTACGCGATTATG AAAACAGTGCTCCTGAGCCTGAAGCAGTTCCAGAGCAGAAGGAAGAGGCCCCTGCAGCTGACGATCCCGCTGCAGGAGTACCGTCTGGTCGCAGGAACCCCCCTGGGGGCAAGTCCAGCCTCATCCTGGGTTGA
- the LOC126390726 gene encoding small ubiquitin-related modifier 2: protein MADEKPKEGVKTENNEHINLKVAGQDGSVVQFKIKRHTPLSKLMKAYCERQGLAMRQIRFRFDGQPINETDTPSQLEMEDEDTIDVFQQQTGGSSL, encoded by the exons atgGCAGACGAAAAACCCAAG GAGGGAGTGAAGACAGAGAACAATGAGCACATCAATCTGAAGGTGGCAGGGCAGGATGGCTCAGTGGTGCAGTTCAAGATCAAAAGGCACACTCCCCTCAGCAAACTGATGAAAGCTTATTGTGAACGGCAG GGGCTGGCGATGAGGCAAATACGGTTCCGGTTTGACGGTCAGCCCATCAATGAAACAGACACACCCTCGCAG ctagAAATGGAGGACGAAGATACGATTGACGTGTTCCAACAGCAAACCGGAGGCTCTTCCCTTTAA
- the LOC126390721 gene encoding ADP-ribosylation factor-binding protein GGA3-like isoform X2 produces MQALMVLEACMKNCGRRFHNEVGKFRFLNELIKVVSPKYLGDKVSEKVKTKVIEMLYSWTVSLPDEAKIFEAYEMLKSQGIVVTDPEIPLDATLIPSPSPRPKNPVFDDEKKSKRLAELLKSKKPEDLQEANRLIKNMVKEDEVRTQKATKQKSTLEAVNNSVKLLNEMLTHFSPEDSTDGDKELIRELYGDCDKLRQTVFQLATETEDNDSSLGDILQASDDLSHVINSYKKIVEGQIINGETEEAQQIQSSVRQGHMNQSEILIDLVGLDTQSVSLPEHQPPSSLSIPADLLCGSAVTDPQSPSPSAPSAALSLLDEELLSLGLNDPAPVPSKSTHVNPSNHLPSLQDSSQDLGLFDITLAPAFSTSSLLPDALSVSGAPDNPAKSSMTASALIFPGPIFSAPPVSTVSVSTTSAIFPQPLSSVLTTMTPAALPQSFSMASPAISATPVSTQQVSTGVSHMTSTSLSHNLQDLALLDLGSPKNIPGGVDSGSCLVKSEDLLAPPALSVGLEVTSTTSTSLLLGGIQGGSTPPPAKSQADDSPLLRSLSPILPLSQASPGKGQEVSLANVFVPLDAIKPSQVCPVTAYDKNGVRVLLHFATDCPAGRPDVLVMVASMLNTAPLPVRNIALQAAVPKTMKVRLQAPSGTELAPFNPILPPAAITQVMLLANPLKEKVRMRYKLTFTLGEQPHTEVGEVNEFPPADRWGAL; encoded by the exons ATGCAAGCATTAATG gtTCTTGAAGCGTGTATGAAGAATTGCGGGCGACGGTTTCACAATGAAGTTGGGAAATTTaggtttttaaatgaattaattaaggTGGTTTCACCTAAG TATCTAGGAGACAAAGTGTCAGAAAAAGTGAAGACTAAAGTGATTGAGATGCTGTACAGTTGGACTGTGTCTCTACCAGATGAAGCAAAGATCTTTGAAGCGTATGAGATGCTGAAGTCACAGG gtATCGTTGTAACTGACCCAGAAATCCCTCTTGATGCGACATTAATACCATCGCCCTCTCCACGACCCAAGAATCCTGTGTTTGATGACGAGAAGAAGAGCAAG AGATTGGCAGAGCTGCTGAAGAGCAAAAAGCCAGAAGATCTGCAAGAGGCCAATCGGCTCATCAAGAACATGGTCAAGGAG GATGAGGTGAGAACACAGAAAGCGACAAAGCAAAAAAGCACACTGGAGGCAGTCAACAACAGCGTGAAACTCCTTAACGAGATGCTGACTCACTTCAGCCCGGAAGACTCCACGGATGGAGACAAGGAGCTCATTAGG GAGCTGTATGGTGATTGCGACAAGCTCAGGCAAACAGTGTTCCAGCTTGCAACAGAGACCGAGGATAATGACAGCAGCTTGG GAGACATCCTGCAGGCCAGCGATGACCTCTCCCATGTCATTAATTCCTATAAGAAGATTGTGGAAGGACAGATCATTAATGGAGAGACTGAAGAGGCACAACAAATACAATCATCGGTCAGACAAG GTCACATGAACCAGTCAGAGATTCTTATTGACCTGGTGGGTTTGGACACTCAGAGCGTCTCTCTACCAGAGCATCAACCCCCATCTTCTCTGTCTATTCCTGCTGACCTGCTGTGTGGGTCCGCTGTCACTGACCCTCAGTCCCCGAGTCCCAGTGCACCATCTGCAGCACTCTCTCTGCTGGATGAAGAGCTACTATCTTTAG GCCTCAACGATCCCGCTCCTGTTCCAAGTAAATCAACACATGTAAACCCGAGCAATCATTTGCCATCTTTACAG GATTCCAGTCAAGATTTGGGTCTTTTTGACATCACTTTGGCTCCTGCGTTTTCCACATCTTCACTTCTTCCAGACGCCCTTTCTGTATCAGGTGCCCCAGATAATCCAGCCAAGTCTTCTATGACTGCCTCTGCCTTAATCTTCCCCGGCCCCATCTTCTCCGCACCTCCGGTTTCTACAGTATCTGTGTCAACGACGTCAGCCATATTCCCGCAGCCCCTCAGCTCAGTATTGACCACCATGACCCCAGCTGCTCTTCCTCAGTCATTCAGCATGGCCTCGCCTGCTATCTCAGCCACCCCTGTCAGTACACAACAGGTCTCCACTGGAGTGTCCCACATGACTTCAACTTCTCTCAGTCACAACCTGCAAGACCTTGCCTTGCTGGATCTGGGCAGTCCTAAAAA TATACCAGGTGGGGTTGACTCTGGCAGCTGTCTGGTCAAGAGTGAGGATCTACTCGCTCCTCCTGCCCTCTCTGTCGGTCTCGAGGTCACCTCCACCACTTCCACCTCACTTCTCCTCGGAGGGATACAAGGAGGGTCGACTCCCCCACCTGCCAAGAGTCAGGCAGATGACAGCCCTCTGTTACGTTCTCTGTCCCCCATCCTCCCTCTGAGCCAGGCCAGTCCAGGCAAGGGACAAGAAGTGTCCCTGGCCAATGTCTTTGTTCCTTTGGATGCCATCAAGCCAA GTCAAGTGTGTCCTGTGACAGCATATGACAAAAACGGCGTCCGAGTTCTGCTGCATTTCGCCACCGACTGTCCGGCAGGCAGACCTGATGTACTTGTGATGGTGGCATCCATGCTTAACACAGCCCCGCTGCCTGTCAGGAACATTGCTCTGCAGGCTGCTGTGCCCAAG ACGATGAAAGTGAGACTGCAAGCACCCTCGGGGACAGAGCTGGCTCCTTTTAACCCGATCCTTCCTCCTGCTGCCATCACTCAGGTCATGCTGCTTGCCAATCCTCTCAAG GAAAAGGTTCGGATGAGATACAAGCTGACATTCACGCTGGGAGAGCAGCCACACACAGAAGTGGGGGAGGTGAATGAGTTCCCGCCTGCTGACAGATGGGGGGCTCTATAG